From one Brachypodium distachyon strain Bd21 chromosome 4, Brachypodium_distachyon_v3.0, whole genome shotgun sequence genomic stretch:
- the LOC104585140 gene encoding uncharacterized protein LOC104585140, translating into MTRRPSPRTSLPAKASQPARRRSRRLQVDWRALPKDLVEFIAGKLPSARDACAFRVVCRAWYFALSFAKTVAPVLLLPFNPYSTEDAATFYRMTADKGDGKFFTRNGLSELRGKVMCGSSRGWLALADEVANVKLLNPFNGATADLPPGDERVAAASWRAVSMVVEADGGRRRWLRRYPDGSDHPVGLNSIPDVFFREIVLSSHPGSGRCVAMAVLAFSSTVAFCRVGVDHSWKLLHTKMICRIGSVIYCPGRNRFLAIGTGGVSICHVSGRTPTARPVPSLTDRLPRQIIPRSYLQLDGELHLVGTVSATGSTYCYKCNVFARTPAWSRVRNSPDMTLFVSNKFTVGTGGASVSGFKKDSIYFPEHINRYYAAPAGRRRHHELEIINITEGTSELQAYREKSPGSSDALCWIQPNPWARYVRD; encoded by the coding sequence ATGACGCGGCGACCATCTCCTAGGACAAGCCTCCCGGCCAAGGCGTCGCAGCCAGCTCGTCGGAGAAGCCGAAGGCTGCAGGTCGACTGGAGAGCCCTGCCGAAGGATCTGGTTGAGTTCATCGCCGGGAAGCTCCCGTCGGCCCGCGACGCTTGCGCCTTCCGGGTTGTCTGCCGCGCCTGGTACTTCGCGCTATCGTTCGCGAAGACCGTTGCGCCGGTCCTGCTGCTCCCATTCAACCCCTACTCCACGGAGGACGCCGCGACATTCTACAGAATGACGGCCGACAAGGGCGACGGGAAGTTCTTCACCAGGAACGGCCTCTCGGAGCTCCGTGGAAAGGTGATGTGCGGATCGTCACGAGGGTGGCTTGCTCTGGCCGACGAGGTGGCGAACGTGAAGCTGCTGAATCCGTTCAACGGCGCCACGGCCGACCTGCCGCCGGGCGACGAGCgcgtcgcggcggcgtccTGGAGAGCCGTCTCTATGGTGGTGGAGGCCGACggcgggcgacggcggtggcTCCGGCGTTACCCCGACGGCAGCGACCATCCCGTGGGCCTAAACAGCATCCCGGACGTCTTCTTCCGGGAGATCGTCCTTTCCTCCCATCCTGGCTCCGGCCGCTGCGTGGCCATGGCGGTTCTCGCGTTCTCGTCGACCGTCGCGTTCTGCCGCGTCGGGGTCGATCATTCCTGGAAACTGCTCCACACCAAGATGATTTGCCGCATCGGCTCCGTCATCTACTGTCCGGGCCGCAACAGGTTCCTGGCAATCGGCACCGGAGGGGTCTCCATCTGCCACGTCTCCGGTAGAACTCCCACGGCAAGGCCGGTGCCTTCATTGACTGATCGGTTGCCCCGACAGATCATCCCCCGCAGCTACCTACAATTGGACGGCGAGCTTCATCTCGTCGGTACCGTCAGTGCGACGGGCTCCACCTACTGCTACAAGTGTAATGTCTTCGCCCGGACGCCCGCGTGGTCCAGGGTCAGGAACTCTCCCGATATGACATTGTTCGTGTCAAATAAGTTCACGGTGGGCACCGGCGGAGCAAGCGTCTCTGGCTTCAAGAAGGACTCCATATACTTCCCGGAGCATATCAATAGATACTACGCGGCACctgcaggccgccgccgccaccatgaaCTGGAGATCATTAATATTACCGAAGGCACGTCAGAGTTGCAAGCTTACCGCGAGAAGAGTCCAGGTTCTTCGGATGCTCTTTGCTGGATTCAACCCAATCCATGGGCAAGGTACGTACGTGACTGA
- the LOC106866731 gene encoding uncharacterized protein LOC106866731 yields MRDWGDGLPQELLECIAGRLTSAGDAAAFRLINRSWKAALPFSRFAPVQMLPFDPNSPEVAVTFSRPTHDGVGETFTRNLPAVRGKVVCGSSCGWVALMDEAGSLTLLNPFTGATAELPPANATVAANSRRRARASVVDGRSRWVLETSPDGLQLGQEEEQQPVVTLGEMRHVFFREIVLSSPPDSGGVCVAMAVLAASRAVMYCRVGPGGAWTRLNSRLPGCVSTAVHCRGNKFLALGYNGEVSICECDTDGDMAAAGAAYMGGTIVPPRLFCRRGYLMVDGELHLVGTSRRRFQNAATTYRTHVYKCNVLGRTPAWTRVKKLEWTSQKKGKPRKDKKFDQMTLLVSNRFTTGCSGPTLSGLASNSVYFCEPIQAYGHKGSLQPMDNKRLGIMCNIFA; encoded by the exons ATGCGGGACTGGGGAGACGGCCTGCCGCAGGAGCTTCTGGAGTGCATTGCCGGGAGGCTCACGTcggccggcgacgccgccgccttccgtCTTATCAACCGCTCATGGAAGGCCGCGTTGCCGTTCTCGAGATTCGCGCCGGTGCAGATGCTGCCCTTCGACCCAAACTCGCCGGAGGTCGCCGTAACCTTCAGCCGGCCGACGCACGACGGGGTCGGGGAGACGTTCACGAGGAACCTCCCCGCGGTGCGCGGCAAGGTTGTCTGCGGATCTTCCTGCGGCTGGGTCGCCCTAATGGACGAAGCCGGCTCCCTGACGCTTCTCAATCCATTCACGGGCGCCACCGCCGAGCTCCCGCCCGCCAACGCCACCGTCGCGGCCAACTCCAGGAGACGCGCACGCGCGTCAGTGGTCGACGGGCGCAGCCGCTGGGTTCTCGAAACTTCTCCCGACggcctgcagctgggccaggaggaggagcagcagcctgTGGTCACGCTAGGCGAGATGAGACATGTCTTCTTCCGGGAGATCGTGCTGTCGTCGCCGCCCGACTCCGGCGGCGTCTGCGTGGCCATGGCGGTGCTCGCGGCATCCAGGGCCGTCATGTACTGCCGCGTCGGGCCCGGCGGAGCGTGGACGCGGCTCAACAGCAGGCTGCCAGGCTGCGTCAGCACCGCCGTGCACTGCCGCGGCAACAAGTTCCTGGCCCTCGGATACAACGGGGAGGTCTCCATCTGTGAGTGCGACACCGACGGcgacatggccgccgccggtgcagCTTATATGGGCGGCACCATTGTTCCGCCCAGGCTCTTCTGCCGCCGCGGGTACCTAATGGTGGACGGCGAGCTGCACCTCGTCGGCACCTCTAGGCGAAGGTTCCAGAACGCGGCCACCACCTACCGGACGCACGTCTACAAGTGCAATGTCCTCGGcaggacgccggcgtggacCAGGGTGAAGAAACTCGAATGGACCTcgcaaaagaaaggaaaacctCGGAAAGACAAGAAATTCGACCAGATGACATTGCTGGTGTCGAACAGATTCACGACGGGCTGCAGTGGACCAACCCTCTCTGGGCTCGCTTCCAACTCTGTCTACTTCTGCGAGCCTAT CCAAGCATATGGACACAAAG GATCACTGCAGCCGATGGACAACAAAAGATTAGGTATAATGTGCAATATATTTGCATGA
- the LOC104585139 gene encoding uncharacterized protein LOC104585139 produces MTGEERDWSGGLPQELLETIGRKIPPGPDAGAFRLTCPAWRAALPFSERFTPVVMLPFDPKSSAEVTFYRATSGELFTTNLPAVRGRALCGSSRGWLALVDEATAVTLLNPLTGATKSLPPLDEYVTSVMLSPALMVDGRWMVSSVDGALRPVRLEDMRSVFFGNVVLSAPPESGEFVAMVAVPGATEVAFCHVGPGADAPAPTWTLLDTKLECCVSTVVHCIGRFVAVGCTGEISVCDVARGTATLVPSLDPPGKILARGYLEWNGDLLLVGSMVRTHDKTKRICYRNRVYRCGDILAEKPVWSRVMEMRDTTLFVSNNCMVSFGGASVSGLRGDSVYFSEPLYGLPEDPAYICWAC; encoded by the coding sequence ATGACTGGCGAGGAGCGTGACTGGAGCGGGGGCCTCCCGCAGGAGCTCCTGGAGACCATCGGCCGCAAGATCCCGCCGGGCCCCGACGCTGGCGCTTTCCGGTTGACCTGCCCTGCCTGGCGCGCGGCGCTGCCCTTCTCGGAGCGCTTCACGCCGGTCGTCATGCTGCCCTTCGACCCGAAGTCGTCGGCGGAGGTCACCTTCTACAGGGCGACATCCGGGGAGCTCTTCACCACCAACCTCCCGGCGGTGCGAGGCAGGGCGCTCTGCGGGTCCTCGCGCGGATGGCTGGCGCTGGTCGACGAGGCCACCGCCGTGACGCTCCTCAACCCCCTCACCGGCGCCACCAAGAGCCTCCCGCCGCTCGACGAGTACGTCACGTCGGTGATGTTGAGCCCCGCTTTGATGGTCGATGGCCGTTGGATGGTCTCTTCCGTGGACGGCGCCCTGCGCCCCGTCAGGCTAGAGGACATGAGGAGCGTCTTCTTCGGCAACGTGGTGCTGTCCGCGCCGCCCGAGTCGGGCGAGTTCGTGGCCATGGTCGCGGTCCCAGGCGCCACGGAGGTCGCGTTCTGCCACGTCGGGCCCGGGGCCGACGCGCCCGCTCCCACGTGGACGTTGCTGGACACGAAGCTCGAGTGCTGCGTCAGCACCGTGGTTCACTGCATCGGCAGATTCGTGGCCGTCGGATGCACCGGCGAGATCTCTGTCTGCGACGTCGCCCGTGGCACGGCGACGCTGGTGCCGTCCTTGGATCCGCCTGGCAAGATCCTGGCTCGCGGCTACCTTGAATGGAACGGGGACCTGCTCCTGGTCGGCAGCATGGTGCGGACGCACGACAAGACGAAGCGCATCTGCTACCGCAACAGGGTGTACAGGTGCGGGGATATCCTCGCCGAGAAGCCGGTTTGGTCCAGGGTGATGGAAATGCGCGATACGACCTTGTTCGTGTCCAACAATTGCATGGTGAGCTTTGGTGGAGCCAGCGTGTCTGGTCTCCGAGGGGATTCTGTTTATTTCTCTGAGCCCCTGTATGGACTCCCGGAAGATCCGGCCTATATATGCTGGGCATGTTAA